The region ATTTTGATATTTGTTTACAGCAAATTGTGCAATAATTCCACATGTCACAACAGCTGAAGATATATGCCAACTCTCCATAGATTCTCCTAATATTTAATACAATACATCATTGCTATATTTCTTGGTCTTGTTTCATTTCCACCAACAGCAGTTGTATCTCTATTTCCTCTAACCTGTCCTATAGGACTACCTGCTACACCTGAACCTGAACCAAGTAATGTATATACACTATGAGAATGCTTTTTAAAGGTATCAACTTGAAAACTTCCAAGTCCACGCCCTGAATCTACACCTCTACCATGGTCATATCCTCTTATAAATTCACCCCTTAAATCTGGTAAATTAAAAGTTGTACTTCCATTTCCTGATCCATATCTTGTACCTATTTTTGAATACAATGCAGAATATGCAGCTCTTGATACCGCTGCCCCATTACATTCTAAAAATCCACTTGGAATAGAAGGAGTAGGATTAATCATTATAAATCCTATTGGAACAACAGAATTATTTGCTTTGTTATAGGCACTAGTAGCTTTATCATAAGCAGTTTTTACAGCTTTTGAACTTGCACCTACACTAGAACTTGTACTTGATACACTATCACTTACAGGTCTCCAAGTATTTGTATCTATGTCTGCTTTATTATTCCAAGTATCTATTTGAGTATCTGTTACAAATCTATGTGCTGTATCTTCTTCAATCATTGTTGCAGCGTGTGATACTGGATGAATATATTTATTTGCACCCTCTTCAATTGATTCTAGTTTATCTTTTAACTCTTTACTAAAGTGTTTTAAAGTATCAGTTTCAGCGATATTACTTAAATCAAGGTTTGCTAAATCATCTCTATTTTGTTTGATAAAATTTACAATCTCTTGTAACTCATCTAAAGTTGTATCATCACTTGTTAGAATTACTCTTAAAGATTCAATTGCTTCTTGTAAAAGAGCAATCTCTTCATTTAAAACTCTTCCTTGATTTGCACTAAGTGGTGCATCTGCTAAAGTAGAAGTTAAATCATCTATAATATCTGCAATATTTACTTTTAAATCTAAGGCTTCTTGTAAACCATTGATTTGTTCCACTGATAGATTTTCTATCTTTTGTCTGTTTTCTTTGATAAAATCAACTATCTCTTGTAGTTGATCTAAACTTGAATCATCACTTGATAATAGGTTTGTAAAAGATTCAAGTAAGTTTTCAAATGCTGTTTTTTCTGTTTCCATAATATTTTCCTTTTATATTTATACTGTTAAGACATTTTGTTCACCTTGTAAAACCAACCTTCTAGAACAGTTTGTTTTACTCGTTCAACAGTCAAATTATAAAAGAAACTCTGTGCATAAAATAGATACTTTTTTTCAAATTCTATTTACAGTTTTAAAAGTAGTTCCTCCTCTTCCTCTTTAGATGCTGAGGCATTTTTAACCTTTTGCACTAGTTTTTTATCTATATAAGCTATCTCTTTTACTAATGTTTCTATATCTACTTTTTTTCTATCTTTTTTAGTCTTCATATTTTTATTTTCTACATTCATCTTCCACCTCCTGTATTATTTTATAAATAACCCTTTTGCTTAAATCCATCTCTTCACTAAAAAACTTAACAAATCTTGTTTTTTTATCCTCCTTTTGTAAAAGGGATAGATGTCTTTTTACTATCTCTTTTATCCTATAAGTTTTGTGAGCTTTTTTAGGTATTTTTAAATCAATTCCCGAAAAACATTCACACACTTTAAAAGCAATCTCCTCCCCCAACTCTTGAACAAGAAGTTCATAAGTGTTTATTCTAATACACATTTTTAATCCTTTTTAGTTATTTTATTTCTATTTATTTATATATTAGTAATTTAATATCTAAATTAATAGTAATATAATTTCTATGAAAGGAATCTTAAATAGTATTTTAGTTACTATATATTTTGGTAATATAATTACTAGAAAAGGAGTTTTAATGCAATTTAGTAATAACCTTAAATTTTATAGAAACCAAGTAGGTCTATCTCAAGGGGTTTTAGCCCAAAAAGTTGAAGCAATTACTGGGAAAAAAACAACCTATGAAAATATAAAATCATGGGAAAATGGAACAAATGTTAAAATAAGTGATATATATGCCCTTGCAGAGGCTTTAAATATTCCCGAGCAACTTCTTTTTGACAATTCCCAAAGAACATTAAAAAAAATATCAAAATATCAAACAGTACAAGCAAATAGTGAAGATTTTATATTTAACAACTCTTTTGAAGATGATAGTTATACCTTAGAGATATATAATGGAGCTGTTGGAGCAGGAAGTGAAGGTGTAATAGAGGAAAACAATGCAAAAAAAATAAGAGTTAGTAAAGCTTTTGTTTTAGATGCAAATATAAAACCTGACAATCTTATGTTATTTAAAGTAGTAGGGGATAGTATGGAACCTACTATTAGTATGAATGATTGGGTTATTATCGATATGGCAAATGGAAGGTGCTTTTATGAGGTTGATGGTATATATCTTGTAAATATTGATGATACTATTCAAATAAAAAGATTACATTTTAGAGGAACTAAAGGAATAGACATAATTTCTGATAATAAAGAGTTTCCTAAACTAAATAGTATAAATGATTGTGATAGAGTAACTGTAATAGGAAAATTATACACTCATATAAAAATTGGATCGGGGTTAGCATTAAAATAATATAAAATACTAGAAACCCCACAAAAACTCCACGTTGTATTAATTTTTTATTTACGTTTTATTCAAATATAGTTTACATTTAGATATTATAATTCTTTCTATATATATAGAAAACGTAAAGGAATTATAATGAAAAAGAAACTATTTTTTATAGCTATCTTTATAGCGAGTAG is a window of Halarcobacter sp. DNA encoding:
- a CDS encoding tail fiber protein, whose translation is METEKTAFENLLESFTNLLSSDDSSLDQLQEIVDFIKENRQKIENLSVEQINGLQEALDLKVNIADIIDDLTSTLADAPLSANQGRVLNEEIALLQEAIESLRVILTSDDTTLDELQEIVNFIKQNRDDLANLDLSNIAETDTLKHFSKELKDKLESIEEGANKYIHPVSHAATMIEEDTAHRFVTDTQIDTWNNKADIDTNTWRPVSDSVSSTSSSVGASSKAVKTAYDKATSAYNKANNSVVPIGFIMINPTPSIPSGFLECNGAAVSRAAYSALYSKIGTRYGSGNGSTTFNLPDLRGEFIRGYDHGRGVDSGRGLGSFQVDTFKKHSHSVYTLLGSGSGVAGSPIGQVRGNRDTTAVGGNETRPRNIAMMYCIKY
- a CDS encoding S24 family peptidase, with amino-acid sequence MQFSNNLKFYRNQVGLSQGVLAQKVEAITGKKTTYENIKSWENGTNVKISDIYALAEALNIPEQLLFDNSQRTLKKISKYQTVQANSEDFIFNNSFEDDSYTLEIYNGAVGAGSEGVIEENNAKKIRVSKAFVLDANIKPDNLMLFKVVGDSMEPTISMNDWVIIDMANGRCFYEVDGIYLVNIDDTIQIKRLHFRGTKGIDIISDNKEFPKLNSINDCDRVTVIGKLYTHIKIGSGLALK